A stretch of Microbulbifer sp. SAOS-129_SWC DNA encodes these proteins:
- a CDS encoding S4 domain-containing protein, with the protein MEKVRIDKWLWAARFFKTRSIAKQAIEGGKVHADGQRVKASKEITTGTTLTIRQGWDQVEVEVVALSDQRRGADIARTLYRETDASAARREQTRAERQASNAGIRAERPNKKQRRQIHRFLREQD; encoded by the coding sequence ATGGAAAAAGTACGCATCGACAAATGGCTCTGGGCCGCGCGTTTCTTCAAGACCCGCAGTATCGCCAAGCAGGCGATTGAGGGCGGCAAGGTGCATGCCGATGGCCAGCGGGTCAAAGCCAGTAAAGAGATCACCACCGGCACCACCCTGACCATCCGCCAGGGCTGGGACCAGGTGGAAGTGGAAGTGGTCGCGCTGTCCGACCAGCGCCGTGGCGCCGATATCGCCCGCACGCTCTATCGCGAAACCGACGCCAGCGCCGCCCGCCGGGAACAGACGCGCGCCGAGCGCCAGGCCAGCAATGCCGGTATCCGCGCCGAGCGCCCCAACAAGAAGCAGCGCCGCCAGATTCACCGCTTCCTGCGCGAACAGGACTGA